The following are encoded in a window of Astyanax mexicanus isolate ESR-SI-001 chromosome 6, AstMex3_surface, whole genome shotgun sequence genomic DNA:
- the clec3ba gene encoding tetranectin: MEFRGVRVLLCVLFLAHTTLQQSSTKKKNGKKESANSVAIEELRKKIDEIMLELNLLKERQALQTVCLKGIKVPGKCFLADPVKKSYHVASDDCIMKGGTLSTPLNSDENDQLYAYVRQTIGPEEHIWLGVNDMVKEGDWVDKSGNTVRFKNWETAVTHQPDGGRSQNCAILSNPANGKWFDESCRAEKASVCEFNIV; encoded by the exons ATGGAGTTTAGAGGAGTGAGAGTGTTGCTCTGCGTGCTGTTTCTGGCACATACTACGCTCCAGCAGAGCTCCACCAAGAAAAAGAACGGGAAGAAAG AGTCTGCTAACAGTGTTGCCATTGAGGAGCTGAGGAAAAAGATTGATGAGATCATGCTGGAGCTGAATCTCCTGAAGGAAAGGCAAGCTCTACAAACAG TGTGCCTGAAAGGCATCAAGGTCCCGGGGAAATGTTTTCTGGCAGACCCAGTGAAGAAGAGCTACCATGTGGCTAGCGATGACTGCATCATGAAAGGTGGCACCCTCAGCACTCCTCTGAACAGCGACGAGAACGACCAGCTCTATGCTTACGTACGTCAGACCATCGGGCCTGAGGAACACATCTGGCTCGGCGTGAATGACATGGTGAAGGAGGGCGATTGGGTGGACAAGTCAGGCAACACTGTTCGCTTTAAGAACTGGGAGACGGCGGTGACCCATCAACCCGATGGCGGCCGCAGCCAGAACTGCGCCATCCTCTCTAACCCTGCCAACGGGAAGTGGTTTGATGAGAGCTGCCGTGCTGAGAAGGCCTCTGTGTGCGAGTTCAATATCGTCTGA
- the decr1 gene encoding 2,4-dienoyl-CoA reductase, mitochondrial isoform X1 translates to MALLTRFTCRAQSLQSCICQTRLFGNGTAALLQSSEKTAPQSRFFPICEQPMLLPGSFKNKVAFITGGGTGLGKGMTTTLSSLGAECVIASRSLDVLKQTAEEISKKTGNKVHAVQCNVRDPASVKAAVDQVVNDVGLPDVVINNAAGNFISPTERLSANAWKTITDIVLNGTALVTLDIGKRLIKAEKGAAFLAITTIYAESGSGFVVPSASAKAGVDALCKSLAAEWGRYGMRFNVIQPGPIKTKGAFSRLDPTGKFEETMTDRIPVGRLGTAGEIANLAAYLCSDYASWVSGAVIRMDGGEYVLMSGEFNEMRAVTKEQWDVMEDLIRKTKGS, encoded by the exons ATGGCGCTGCTCACCAGGTTCACCTGCAGGGCTCAGTCGCTGCAAAGCTGTATCTGTCAGACCCGG TTGTTTGGAAATGGAACAGCTGCCTTGTTGCAGAGCAGTGAAAAAACTGCTCCACAGTCCCGCTTCTTTCCCATCTGTGAACAGCCGATGCTGCTGCCTGGGAGTTTTAAAAACAAGGTGGCCTTCATCACTGGAGGAGGGACAGGGCTGGGAAAGGGCATGACCACCACGCTGTCTTCTCTCGGTGCGGAGTGTGTTATAGCCAGCAG AAGTTTGGATGTTTTGAAGCAAACTGCAGAGGAAATCTCAAAGAAGACTGGCAATAAG GTTCATGCTGTGCAGTGTAATGTGAGGGACCCAGCCTCTGTAAAGGCTGCTGTGGACCAGGTGGTCAATGATGTTGGACTCCCTGAT GTGGTGATCAACAATGCTGCAGGAAATTTCATCTCCCCCACTGAACGGCTCTCTGCCAATGCCTGGAAGACCATAACCGACATTGTTCTGAACGGCACAGCTCTCGTCACCCTCGACATTGGGAAGCGTCTCATCAAAGCGGAGAAAG GTGCAGCGTTTTTGGCCATCACCACAATCTATGCTGAGAGTGGCTCTGGGTTTGTTGTGCCCAGTGCATCTGCCAAGGCAGGAGTTGATGCCCTTTGCAA GTCTCTGGCAGCCGAGTGGGGAAGATATGGCATGAGATTCAATGTTATTCAGCCGGGGCCAATCAAAACCAAG GGGGCTTTCAGCCGCTTGGATCCCACTGGCAAGTTCGAGGAGACGATGACTGATAGGATACCGGTGGGTCGACTCGGTACTGCAGGAGAGATTGCCAACCTAGCTGCCTACCTCTGCAGTGACTATGCCAGCTGGGTGTCGGGTGCG GTCATCAGAATGGATGGTGGTGAATATGTGCTCATGTCGGGTGAATTTAATGAAATGAGAGCC GTCACAAAAGAGCAGTGGGATGTGATGGAAGACCTGATCAGGAAAACAAAGGGATCGTAA
- the decr1 gene encoding 2,4-dienoyl-CoA reductase, mitochondrial isoform X2: MNFRPAVCSSRQQKMLHLFGNGTAALLQSSEKTAPQSRFFPICEQPMLLPGSFKNKVAFITGGGTGLGKGMTTTLSSLGAECVIASRSLDVLKQTAEEISKKTGNKVHAVQCNVRDPASVKAAVDQVVNDVGLPDVVINNAAGNFISPTERLSANAWKTITDIVLNGTALVTLDIGKRLIKAEKGAAFLAITTIYAESGSGFVVPSASAKAGVDALCKSLAAEWGRYGMRFNVIQPGPIKTKGAFSRLDPTGKFEETMTDRIPVGRLGTAGEIANLAAYLCSDYASWVSGAVIRMDGGEYVLMSGEFNEMRAVTKEQWDVMEDLIRKTKGS; this comes from the exons atgaacttcagaccagctgtttgctcttcacgccagcaaaagatgctccac TTGTTTGGAAATGGAACAGCTGCCTTGTTGCAGAGCAGTGAAAAAACTGCTCCACAGTCCCGCTTCTTTCCCATCTGTGAACAGCCGATGCTGCTGCCTGGGAGTTTTAAAAACAAGGTGGCCTTCATCACTGGAGGAGGGACAGGGCTGGGAAAGGGCATGACCACCACGCTGTCTTCTCTCGGTGCGGAGTGTGTTATAGCCAGCAG AAGTTTGGATGTTTTGAAGCAAACTGCAGAGGAAATCTCAAAGAAGACTGGCAATAAG GTTCATGCTGTGCAGTGTAATGTGAGGGACCCAGCCTCTGTAAAGGCTGCTGTGGACCAGGTGGTCAATGATGTTGGACTCCCTGAT GTGGTGATCAACAATGCTGCAGGAAATTTCATCTCCCCCACTGAACGGCTCTCTGCCAATGCCTGGAAGACCATAACCGACATTGTTCTGAACGGCACAGCTCTCGTCACCCTCGACATTGGGAAGCGTCTCATCAAAGCGGAGAAAG GTGCAGCGTTTTTGGCCATCACCACAATCTATGCTGAGAGTGGCTCTGGGTTTGTTGTGCCCAGTGCATCTGCCAAGGCAGGAGTTGATGCCCTTTGCAA GTCTCTGGCAGCCGAGTGGGGAAGATATGGCATGAGATTCAATGTTATTCAGCCGGGGCCAATCAAAACCAAG GGGGCTTTCAGCCGCTTGGATCCCACTGGCAAGTTCGAGGAGACGATGACTGATAGGATACCGGTGGGTCGACTCGGTACTGCAGGAGAGATTGCCAACCTAGCTGCCTACCTCTGCAGTGACTATGCCAGCTGGGTGTCGGGTGCG GTCATCAGAATGGATGGTGGTGAATATGTGCTCATGTCGGGTGAATTTAATGAAATGAGAGCC GTCACAAAAGAGCAGTGGGATGTGATGGAAGACCTGATCAGGAAAACAAAGGGATCGTAA